One genomic region from Geothermobacter ehrlichii encodes:
- a CDS encoding cupin domain-containing protein: protein MNRELPYQLWRQDDNGVQYLVASFASLEEAQKAQKKFSAGGHKQIWWIETLQQPKTANLFADIPDDLPLELFTILLQRPGMKLERIVSRGHTTPEENWYDQDHDEWILLLSGRARLLFAEPEEEVELEPGSHLLIEAGRRHRVSWTDPDRNTVWLALHLDPPAR, encoded by the coding sequence ATGAACAGAGAACTCCCATACCAGCTCTGGCGACAGGACGACAACGGCGTCCAGTACCTGGTCGCCTCCTTTGCCTCTCTGGAAGAAGCGCAGAAGGCACAAAAGAAATTCTCCGCCGGCGGCCACAAACAGATCTGGTGGATCGAAACCCTGCAGCAGCCGAAAACCGCAAATCTCTTCGCAGACATCCCCGACGACCTGCCCCTGGAACTGTTCACCATCCTGCTGCAGCGTCCGGGAATGAAACTGGAGCGCATCGTCTCCCGCGGTCACACCACGCCGGAAGAAAACTGGTACGACCAGGACCACGACGAGTGGATTCTGCTGCTTTCCGGCCGTGCCCGTCTCCTGTTCGCCGAGCCGGAAGAAGAGGTCGAACTCGAACCGGGCAGCCACCTGCTCATCGAGGCCGGACGCAGGCACCGGGTCAGCTGGACAGACCCGGACCGGAACACCGTCTGGCTGGCGCTGCACCTCGACCCGCCGGCACGATGA
- a CDS encoding haloacid dehalogenase type II, which produces MPTVFAFDVYGTLIDTAGVVALLERMLPARARAFSDLWRSKQLEYSFRRGLMQNYRDFSVCTAQALDYTCAALGVELSSVQKAELLAAYRRLPAFADVEKALELLRQKSCRLFAFSNGKPDDLESLLQQAGIREYFEEIVSCDEIRSFKPNPAVYAHFLRRAGAAGDTAWMVSGNPFDVLGALSAGMRAAWIRRNPDAVFDPWELSPTATLSSLEGLVDLAVD; this is translated from the coding sequence ATGCCCACCGTTTTTGCCTTCGATGTCTACGGCACCCTCATCGACACCGCCGGCGTCGTCGCGCTGCTCGAGCGCATGCTGCCCGCCAGGGCCCGGGCCTTTTCCGACCTCTGGCGCAGCAAGCAGCTCGAATATTCCTTTCGCCGCGGCCTGATGCAGAACTACCGCGACTTCTCGGTCTGCACTGCCCAGGCACTCGATTACACCTGCGCCGCCCTCGGAGTCGAGCTGTCGTCGGTGCAAAAGGCGGAACTGCTGGCCGCCTACCGACGGTTGCCGGCCTTTGCCGATGTCGAGAAGGCACTCGAACTGTTGCGGCAAAAAAGCTGTCGGCTGTTCGCTTTTTCCAACGGCAAACCGGACGATCTCGAGTCGCTGCTGCAACAGGCCGGCATCAGGGAGTATTTCGAGGAGATCGTCAGCTGCGACGAGATCAGGAGCTTCAAGCCCAATCCGGCGGTCTACGCCCATTTTCTGCGCCGGGCCGGCGCCGCCGGCGATACGGCCTGGATGGTCTCCGGCAATCCGTTCGATGTTCTGGGCGCACTGTCGGCCGGCATGCGGGCGGCGTGGATCAGGCGCAATCCGGACGCGGTCTTCGATCCCTGGGAGCTGAGCCCCACCGCCACCCTGTCGAGTCTCGAAGGCCTGGTCGACCTCGCCGTCGACTGA
- a CDS encoding vitamin B12-dependent ribonucleotide reductase: MSKKETALQLSANAITVLERRYLKRNEEGKVLETPAEMFARVARTIASAETKLNTGVDAKQLEKEFYRMMTSLEFMPNSPTLMNAGRELGQLSACFVLPVGDSMEEIFEAIKNTALIHKSGGGTGFSFSRIRPANDVVSSTRGISSGPISFMKVFDAATETIKQGGTRRGANMGILRVDHPDIMDFIMAKRDQTVLTNFNISVGLTEAFMEAVEKDGEYDIVNPRTGKPVGKLPARKIFDHIVDMAWHNGEPGIIFLDRLNRDNPTPHVGEIEATNPCGEQPLLPYESCNLGSINLARFAHEDDVDWPRLRETVRLATRFLDNVIEVNNYPIPEIDQMTRANRKIGLGIMGWADMLIRLGIPYNSQEAIELGEKLMKFINDEAHQMSVELAEERGPFPNFKGSIYDVKGGRPIRNATCTTIAPTGTISIISSTSSGVEPLFAVSFVRQVLDDDKLVEVHPLFEQIARERGFYSKELMEKIAEHGTVQDIPEIPEDVRRVFVTAHDITPEDHIRMQAAFQKYTDNAVSKTVNFRNEASREDVATVYRLAYQLGCKGVTIYRDGSRDLQVLSVKKADEKAADIPIETEKKSRKRERPRALRGTTYQMETGCGPLYVTINEDSKGVFELFTTMGKAGGCAASQCEAIGRLVSLAWRSGVQARQAVKQLIGITCHKPAGFGANRITSCADAVAKAIELHMLPEGDAPTQFVGNGGACPDCGGPVEHEGGCCVCHACGYSECA, encoded by the coding sequence ATGTCCAAGAAAGAGACCGCCCTGCAGTTGTCAGCAAACGCCATCACCGTCCTCGAGCGCCGCTACCTGAAGCGCAACGAGGAAGGCAAGGTCCTCGAGACGCCGGCCGAGATGTTCGCCCGGGTCGCCCGCACCATCGCCTCGGCCGAAACGAAGCTGAACACCGGCGTCGACGCCAAACAGCTGGAGAAGGAATTCTACCGGATGATGACCAGCCTCGAGTTCATGCCCAACTCGCCGACGCTGATGAACGCCGGTCGCGAGCTGGGCCAGCTCTCGGCCTGTTTCGTGCTCCCGGTAGGCGACTCGATGGAGGAGATCTTCGAGGCGATCAAGAACACCGCCCTGATTCACAAGAGCGGCGGCGGCACCGGCTTCTCCTTTTCGCGCATCCGGCCGGCCAACGACGTGGTCAGCTCCACCCGCGGCATCAGCTCCGGTCCGATCTCCTTCATGAAGGTGTTCGACGCCGCCACCGAAACCATCAAGCAGGGCGGCACCCGGCGTGGTGCCAACATGGGCATTCTGCGGGTCGACCATCCCGACATCATGGATTTCATCATGGCCAAGCGCGACCAGACCGTGCTGACCAATTTCAACATTTCCGTCGGCCTGACCGAAGCCTTCATGGAGGCGGTCGAAAAGGACGGTGAATACGATATCGTCAACCCCCGCACCGGCAAACCGGTCGGCAAGCTGCCGGCCCGCAAGATCTTCGACCACATTGTCGACATGGCCTGGCACAACGGCGAACCGGGCATCATCTTCCTCGACCGTCTCAACCGCGACAACCCGACGCCGCACGTCGGCGAAATCGAGGCGACCAACCCCTGCGGCGAGCAGCCTCTGCTCCCCTACGAGTCGTGCAACCTCGGTTCGATCAACCTCGCCCGCTTCGCGCACGAAGACGACGTCGACTGGCCACGGCTGCGGGAAACCGTGCGCCTGGCCACCCGCTTCCTCGACAACGTCATCGAGGTCAACAACTACCCGATCCCCGAAATCGACCAGATGACACGCGCCAACCGCAAGATCGGTCTCGGCATCATGGGCTGGGCCGACATGCTGATCAGGCTCGGCATCCCCTACAACTCGCAGGAGGCCATCGAGCTGGGCGAGAAGCTGATGAAATTCATCAACGACGAAGCCCACCAGATGTCGGTCGAACTGGCCGAGGAGCGGGGCCCCTTCCCCAACTTCAAGGGCTCCATCTACGACGTCAAGGGTGGCAGACCGATCCGCAACGCCACCTGCACCACCATCGCCCCGACCGGTACCATCTCGATCATCAGCAGCACCTCGTCCGGGGTCGAGCCGCTGTTCGCGGTCAGCTTCGTCCGCCAGGTGCTCGATGACGACAAGCTGGTGGAGGTGCATCCCCTGTTCGAGCAGATCGCCCGCGAGCGCGGCTTCTATTCGAAGGAGCTGATGGAGAAGATCGCCGAACACGGCACGGTGCAGGACATTCCCGAAATTCCCGAAGACGTGCGTCGGGTCTTCGTCACCGCCCACGACATCACCCCCGAAGACCATATTCGCATGCAGGCGGCCTTTCAGAAGTACACCGACAACGCCGTCTCCAAGACGGTCAATTTCCGCAACGAGGCCAGCCGCGAGGACGTGGCCACCGTCTACCGCCTGGCCTACCAGCTAGGCTGCAAAGGGGTGACCATCTATCGCGACGGTTCCCGTGACCTGCAGGTTCTTTCGGTCAAGAAAGCGGATGAAAAGGCCGCCGACATCCCCATTGAGACCGAGAAGAAATCCCGCAAGCGTGAGCGACCGCGGGCCCTGCGGGGCACCACCTACCAGATGGAAACCGGTTGCGGTCCCCTCTATGTCACCATCAACGAGGACAGCAAGGGGGTTTTCGAGCTCTTCACCACCATGGGCAAGGCCGGCGGCTGCGCCGCCAGCCAGTGCGAGGCAATCGGCCGTCTGGTCTCCCTGGCCTGGCGCTCCGGGGTTCAGGCGCGTCAGGCGGTCAAGCAGCTGATCGGCATCACCTGCCACAAGCCGGCGGGATTCGGCGCCAACCGCATCACCTCCTGCGCCGATGCCGTCGCCAAGGCGATCGAGCTGCACATGCTGCCCGAAGGTGACGCCCCGACCCAGTTCGTCGGCAACGGCGGCGCCTGCCCCGACTGCGGCGGCCCGGTGGAGCACGAGGGCGGCTGCTGCGTCTGCCACGCCTGCGGCTACTCGGAGTGCGCCTGA
- a CDS encoding cold-shock protein produces the protein MAEGTVKWFNDAKGFGFIEQDNGPDVFAHFSEIHAEGFKSLSEGDRVSFEVTQGQKGPQATRIVKL, from the coding sequence ATGGCAGAAGGTACAGTCAAGTGGTTCAACGACGCGAAAGGGTTTGGCTTCATCGAGCAGGACAACGGTCCTGACGTTTTCGCGCACTTCTCGGAAATTCATGCTGAAGGCTTCAAGTCCCTCTCCGAAGGCGACCGCGTCTCCTTCGAGGTGACCCAAGGCCAGAAAGGCCCCCAGGCCACCCGTATCGTCAAGCTCTGA
- a CDS encoding (2Fe-2S)-binding protein: MDEQQIIDGLKPVCLCKNIKKRVFLRHIAEGKRTLEELRAATGAGSGPCGGKRCTPKILTILEETGP, encoded by the coding sequence ATGGATGAACAACAGATCATCGACGGACTGAAACCGGTCTGTCTGTGCAAAAACATCAAGAAACGGGTCTTTCTCCGCCACATCGCCGAGGGCAAACGCACCCTGGAAGAGCTGCGCGCCGCCACCGGCGCCGGTTCGGGCCCCTGCGGCGGCAAACGCTGTACGCCGAAAATCCTGACCATACTGGAAGAGACCGGCCCATGA
- a CDS encoding DMT family transporter — protein MPYLYLAIAIISEVVATSALKATAEFTRLGPSLIVVAGYGLAFYFMTLTIRTIPVGITYAVWSGAGIVLVILAGILLYRQIPDLPAIIGMALIVAGVMVIHLFSKTVRH, from the coding sequence ATGCCCTATCTCTATCTGGCAATCGCCATCATCTCCGAGGTCGTCGCCACCAGCGCCCTGAAGGCGACGGCCGAATTCACCCGGCTGGGTCCCAGTCTGATCGTCGTTGCCGGCTACGGGCTGGCCTTCTATTTCATGACCCTCACCATCAGAACCATCCCCGTGGGCATCACCTACGCGGTCTGGTCCGGGGCCGGCATCGTCCTGGTGATCCTCGCCGGCATCCTGCTCTACCGGCAGATTCCCGATCTGCCGGCGATCATCGGCATGGCACTGATCGTCGCCGGAGTGATGGTCATTCACCTCTTCTCGAAAACGGTCAGACACTGA
- the arfB gene encoding alternative ribosome rescue aminoacyl-tRNA hydrolase ArfB, whose protein sequence is MERLEIGPGLDIPLHQIRLAAIPAGGPGGQHVNRNATAIQLRFAIADSCLPDSVKKRLFTLAAGQINRKGVLIIQARGHRSQEMNRREALDRLRNLVARAAVGPRRRIPTRPAAAAVRKRVEAKKRRGRTKALRGPVRRDE, encoded by the coding sequence ATGGAGCGTCTTGAAATCGGACCGGGGCTCGACATCCCCCTGCACCAGATTCGGCTGGCGGCGATCCCCGCCGGCGGACCGGGCGGCCAGCATGTCAACCGCAACGCCACGGCCATCCAGCTCCGCTTCGCCATAGCCGATTCCTGCCTGCCGGACTCGGTCAAAAAACGCCTGTTCACCCTGGCCGCCGGCCAGATCAACCGGAAGGGCGTACTGATCATCCAGGCACGCGGGCATCGCTCGCAGGAGATGAACCGCCGCGAGGCCCTCGACCGTTTGCGGAATCTGGTCGCCAGGGCCGCCGTCGGCCCCCGACGCCGCATTCCCACCCGCCCGGCAGCGGCCGCCGTCAGAAAACGGGTCGAGGCCAAGAAGAGGCGGGGACGCACCAAGGCGCTGCGCGGCCCCGTGAGGAGGGACGAATGA